The DNA window TGCCAGCTCCCAATGCACGTATCGGTTTGCCAGACGTAAGGCTCGATCTGGTTCGACTGACCGCGTTCAATGTCCCACACCATGCATTTCTGCTGCTCGGGCGTCAGGACTTTTCCGTTCAGTACCGCTTCCAGTTTCCCCCCGTGCCGCTTCATATTACTGTTGTACAGGTGGGCCGCGATCCGCAGACCAGCATCGCTGATGGGCCAGAGCGGTAACGCCGTATCGTCGAAATACACCAGATCCGGCCCGTATTTGTTAATCAGATCGACCGTGCGGTTGTAGAATTTCTCGCAGTATTCCTTCGACGGTACACTGGCGCCGTTGCCCCACTCCCACTGCTTATGAATACTCGATGTATTGGCGCTGCCTTCGCTCAGGGCGTGGTTCTGGGCATACAACTCCTGCGGATCGTAGCCTTCCCACCAGGTGCCTTTGCCGTCGGCTTTGGTTAGCTTCCCGTCGTACGGAACACCGGCGTAAGGGCCAGCTTTGTCGGAACGCTGCGCCGTTTCGTACCAGCTCCAGGCGTGCGCTGCGTGGATGCTGACGCCGAAGCGTAGACCGTGTTTTTTGGCCGCTTTGGCCCAGCCGCCAATCAGGTCTTTTTTCGGCCCCAGCCGGGTCGAATTCCAGGATTGGTACTTGCTGTCGTAGTTGTCGAAATTATCGTGGTGATTCGCCATGGCGACGAAGTATTCCGCCCCAGCCTTCTGGTACAGGTTCAGCAACTGATCGGGATTCCACTTATCGGCTTTCCATTCGTGAATCACATCCTTGAAGCCGAATTTGGACTGAAGACCGTATTTCTGTAGGTGGAATTTGTACTTTCCGCTACCCTCGTCATACATCTCGCGGGCATACCAGTCGCCGTCTTCGGGCTGGCACTGTGCCCCCCAGTGCGCCCAGATACCGAATTTGGCATCGCTGTACCAGTTGGGTACCTGGTACTGAGCCAGCGATTCCCAGGTGGGTTTGAATTTACCGGTAGCCATGGGTTCGCCAGCCACCAGCGGGGCCTTGGGGTGCGCCAGTCCTTCCAGTCTGGACAGATACCAGGCAGGTACAGCGCCCGCCATTCCTTTCAGCAGATGTCTTCTTGTCAGCATAATTCGTCGATTACTGACTTAAAGGCTGCGTCGACGCTCAACTACCCCACGCCCTCTGTGAGATTGTTTGGAGGCAAACTGCCGAGCGGCATCAGCAAATACCAATCATGACGACGTTGTACACGCTGTGTAAAGCCACCAACCGAGGGTGTAGCCCATCGGGAACGTACTCAGAAAAGCTGATAAAGGTCAGTTGAACGACCGCCGGAATTCAAGGGGCGACAGGTTAGTTTTCGTCTTGAAGAATTTGCTGAACGACTGCGAGTGCTCGAAACCCAGTGCAAACGACACCTCGCCCACCGACACGTTGGTAGTCGACAGCTGTTCTTTTGCCCGTTCGATCAGCTTGTTGTGAATGTACTGCTGGGCGTTCTGGCCGATCTGCGCCCGTAGCATATCGCTCAGGTAGCTAGGCGACAGGTTCACGTGCTCGGCCAGATAC is part of the Spirosoma rhododendri genome and encodes:
- a CDS encoding alpha-L-fucosidase, whose product is MLTRRHLLKGMAGAVPAWYLSRLEGLAHPKAPLVAGEPMATGKFKPTWESLAQYQVPNWYSDAKFGIWAHWGAQCQPEDGDWYAREMYDEGSGKYKFHLQKYGLQSKFGFKDVIHEWKADKWNPDQLLNLYQKAGAEYFVAMANHHDNFDNYDSKYQSWNSTRLGPKKDLIGGWAKAAKKHGLRFGVSIHAAHAWSWYETAQRSDKAGPYAGVPYDGKLTKADGKGTWWEGYDPQELYAQNHALSEGSANTSSIHKQWEWGNGASVPSKEYCEKFYNRTVDLINKYGPDLVYFDDTALPLWPISDAGLRIAAHLYNSNMKRHGGKLEAVLNGKVLTPEQQKCMVWDIERGQSNQIEPYVWQTDTCIGSWHYNRQIYDKNEYKTPKTVIHTLADVVSKNGNLLLSVPVRGDGSIDEKETAIVEGIASWMAVNRESIFGTRPWSVFGEGPAIESAAPLNAQGFNEGKGKPFGAEDVRFTTKDNALYAIVMGWPTDGKVRIKTLRSGNTALKHTVNKVELLGQSGGLSFTPTGEALEVTLPDRKPTDYAHCLKIT